In Haliscomenobacter hydrossis DSM 1100, the DNA window GAGCAATACATTCAACACCTTGAACTTCCCTACACCTTCTTGCGCGCCGTTTATTTTATGGACAATATAAACCCCAAAGACCAAGGGGCAAATTTTCACTGGGCTATCCTTCCTTCCATCTTGGGCGACGAAACGAGCCTGCAAATGATTTCTACTGATGATATTGGGTGGTTTGCAACAAACGCATTTTTACACCCTGAGCAATTCCTGAATAAAGCCATCGATATTGCTGGCGATGAAGTAACTTACCCTCAATTACTTGCGGCATACAAAAGAGCGTTTAATGCTGATCCTAAGAAGTCAGCAATCTTGAAGTTTTTGCTGATGAACATGATACCTGAAATCCGTAAGATGTTCAATTGGTATCGAGAGCCAAGGTTCAAGGCCGATATTGCCCATCTCAAATCTCTTCATCCCCAACTAAGCAGTATTGAGGATTATTTTCGGAAAATCAATAGCACATCATAATCTCCTGGAAATGCCGACAAAACTTGAGGAGTTCACCGTTTGAGCTTCCCCAAAGCTTTTTCTAACTCCTCGGGCTTATTCACATTTTCTAACGCCAGTTCATTTTCCGCCACCAACAATTCAATCGGCGAGTTGAGCAACACCTTCCTTGGACAAGTATACCCTTGCGCCATAAATTGCAACAAAAGCGGATAACTGCGCGGCTCCCAAATGGTCACCAGCGGCTCGGGAAACTGATCAAAAGGGCTTTTGAAGGTGCTGGCTACTTTAGCGGGATTGCGCTGAGCGATCAATTGCTCCAGCGTAGCCTCGTCCATGTGCGGCAAATCGCAAGCCACCACCAGCCAGGCCGCATCCGGGTGTTCACGAAACGCGGATAAAATGGCTCCATAAGGCCCCAAGCCCAAAAAAGTATCCGGCAGAGGGGAGTATTGCCCCCCAATTTCTTCAACCTGATCCCCCCGACAAGAAATAAAAACCTTGCTACACCAGTGGCTCAACAAATCGGCCATGAATTCGCGTTGCGGTTTGCCGTGGTAATTGATCAGGCTCTTGTCTTGCCCCATGCGGGTGCTGCGGCCACCTGCCAGTACCAGGCCATACAATGGCGCTTGTTCGCGTTGCAGGTGCTCCAGCAGAAAATCAGCGATTTCTGCTTCGTTTTCAATGGCAAAAACTGGCGGAAGTGCCGATCCCAAATGATCTTGCAAAAAAGGATAAATATCAGTTTCCGCATCGGTCAGCACAATGCAAGCCACATTCGTCAGTCGATCCAGTTTTTTTTGCAGTGAAGTTTCTTTGCGCGGGTCGATCAGCACAATTTGGCGTTTGGCCTCAAAATGGTTCCCATTGACCAGCACGACATCTTGCAGATTAAAATGTTGGCGAAAAAAATAGGGATTCAATTCGTCTTCCAGATCAAAGCGATGATGGCTGATTTTATCGGTGTACTCCTGTTTGGCACCATGTCCCATTGCGCTTTGGGTGTCGCGCCCGGTTTGGACTTCAGCATCAGCACTGGCATGATCTGCATCTACGTAGCCTGCGTTGAAATGCTCCTGCAACCGTTCGATCAGGCCAAAAGCCAGTTTTTTGATGACGCCACAAGGCGCACCAATCAAAGCCCATTCCTGGCGGGCAAAGTTGCCATAGGCGGGGCGGGTGATGGCGGCGTGTTTTTGATGAGAAGGCATGGTAAAAAGGTTCGGGGGTTCGAAGGTTCGAGGGTTCGGCGCTCCAACTCTGGAACCCTCGAACTCCCGAACTTCGAACCCGGTTTAAATTTTTACTTGTGAAAACGCCCGATCCAAAATATCCAGGGCTTCCACAATGTCATCTTCCTGGGCTGTAAGGGGTGGTGCAATCCGGATCACGTTGCCGTACAAGCCCCCTTTGCCGATAAGCAAGCCCAATTCTTTGGTAGCTTCAAACAATTGGCGGGTGGCTTCAGGTGAGGGTTCTTTGCTCTGGCGGTCTTTGACCAATTCCAGCCCTTGCATCAAACCCATCCCGCGCACATCTCCGATCACGGGATATTTTTCTTGTAGGCGATCCAGGCCAGCGCGCAGGATGATGCCCATTTTACCAACATGTTGAGGGTCGGCATGGTTTTCGAGTACCTCAATTGTAGCCAGCGAAGCGGCACAAGATACCGGGTTGCCACCAAAAGTACTGAGGCTCAAGCCAGCCTCCGCCGTGCTTTGTGCAATTTCCATGGTGGTGATGGTGTTGCCCAGGGGGAAACCATTGGCAATACCTTTGGCCATGGTGATCACATCGGGTTCGA includes these proteins:
- a CDS encoding NmrA/HSCARG family protein; translation: MTLAKNKIILVVGATGKQGGAVCRHLIQAGIKVRALTRKPEGESAKALRTLGIEVVAGNLNDINSLDQATTDVYGVFAVTNFWEVGTGKKEVQQNKNLADSAKKHGVQHYVLASIARCDDNPNLAHFVTKYECEQYIQHLELPYTFLRAVYFMDNINPKDQGANFHWAILPSILGDETSLQMISTDDIGWFATNAFLHPEQFLNKAIDIAGDEVTYPQLLAAYKRAFNADPKKSAILKFLLMNMIPEIRKMFNWYREPRFKADIAHLKSLHPQLSSIEDYFRKINSTS
- a CDS encoding NTP transferase domain-containing protein; translated protein: MPSHQKHAAITRPAYGNFARQEWALIGAPCGVIKKLAFGLIERLQEHFNAGYVDADHASADAEVQTGRDTQSAMGHGAKQEYTDKISHHRFDLEDELNPYFFRQHFNLQDVVLVNGNHFEAKRQIVLIDPRKETSLQKKLDRLTNVACIVLTDAETDIYPFLQDHLGSALPPVFAIENEAEIADFLLEHLQREQAPLYGLVLAGGRSTRMGQDKSLINYHGKPQREFMADLLSHWCSKVFISCRGDQVEEIGGQYSPLPDTFLGLGPYGAILSAFREHPDAAWLVVACDLPHMDEATLEQLIAQRNPAKVASTFKSPFDQFPEPLVTIWEPRSYPLLLQFMAQGYTCPRKVLLNSPIELLVAENELALENVNKPEELEKALGKLKR